Genomic window (Desulfovibrio aminophilus):
CGCTGCGGGGACCAGGCCCTGGCCCTGGAGCGCCTGGCCGGAGGCCTGGACCCCCGGCCGCTCATCGAGGCCCGTTTTTCCTTCGCGGAACATGAACAGGCCCTGGCCGCGGCGTCCCGGCGCGGGGCCATGAAGGTGCTGCTCACCCCCTGAGCCGAGGAGGGTCCATGCCCGAGGACAAGACCCCGGCCGAGGCCGGAACCACGGAACAGCCGAACCACGAGGAGGCCCGGCCCGCGCCGCGTCTGGACCTGGCCGTGGGCGGCCCGGTGCTGGTGGAGATCGAGGGCCTGCGCCGCAGCTTCAAGGCCAAGGTGGTGGGCTGGGACCAGGACCGCTTCGTGCTCACGACCTTTCCCTCCCGGCCGGAAATCCGCGACCAGCTCTACCAGGACCGGGGCCTGATCCTGCGCTACCTGCACCCCGACGGCACGCTCTACGGCTTCCACTCCGTGGTGGACTCGGTGCTCTTCCGGCCCGAGCGGCTGCTCTTCGCGCGCTATCCCGAGAAGGTGGAGACCCTGACCCTGCGCAAGGAGGACCGGGTGAACTGCTTCGTGCGCGCCAGCGTGGAGCGGAGCACGGGCCAGGCCTGCCAGGGCCTGCTGCTGAACGTCTCCCGGAGCGGCTGCCGCTTCGTCTCCGGCCCGCCCGCGCCGGAGCCCGCGCCCCTGGTGGGCGAGCCCCTGACCCTGGTGACCGCCCTGTTCGGCTGCTCCCTGGAACAGCGCATCCCGGCCGACGTGCGGGCCATCCGTCAGGACGGCGCGCGCGTGGCCCTGGGCCTGCTCTTCCGCGAGATTCCCGAGGAGGCCGTCCAGGACATCGAGCGCTACATCCAGGACATCCTGACCGTCCTCGGCGGAGGGGGCTTCGCCCCGCTATAGAAAGCAAAAAGAGGGCGAAGAAAAAGGCGGGAGCCTGCTCCCGCCTTTCTGTCTTTCTGGAATGGGCCGACTAGTAGTAGCCGAGCTTGACCTTGGTCTTGTCCAGTTCCTCGAACGCGCCGCTCCCGGCCGGGCCGAGCTTCACGGCCTTGACCGTCACGACGTAGAGATGGCTCTTGCCGCCGGAGCAGGGCGGCAAGTACGCGCCGGGCCGGCTCCAGCCCCTGTGTTCGTGGATGAGCGTGAATCCGGCGGGCAGGTCGAAGGTCTCGCCGGGCAGGGCGGGCACGGTCACGCTTCCCGCGCCCGGGGTGACGGCATAGCTCACCACGCCGTGGCCGCCGTCGGACAGGGCGCTGTAGTCCTTGTCCCCGAAGGACAGGACCAGGGCG
Coding sequences:
- a CDS encoding flagellar brake protein — protein: MPEDKTPAEAGTTEQPNHEEARPAPRLDLAVGGPVLVEIEGLRRSFKAKVVGWDQDRFVLTTFPSRPEIRDQLYQDRGLILRYLHPDGTLYGFHSVVDSVLFRPERLLFARYPEKVETLTLRKEDRVNCFVRASVERSTGQACQGLLLNVSRSGCRFVSGPPAPEPAPLVGEPLTLVTALFGCSLEQRIPADVRAIRQDGARVALGLLFREIPEEAVQDIERYIQDILTVLGGGGFAPL